A genomic stretch from Candidatus Melainabacteria bacterium includes:
- a CDS encoding ABC transporter permease — translation MSVPIYILKRILQALPLLFIISVMSFTMLKLAPIDPLAHLRANPAISLSAIKAEEQRLGLDKPPVVQYGIWITNLVRGDLGISTSGANVFDLLMQRAGNTLKLSALSILFTWLIAIPAGVIAAVNRGKFSDKFFGVLTSVGMSMPTFLLALMFLMFALATHLLPIGGLTSSNYFELDPLHQVLDELTHLIIPVAVLTFVSLAGIQRQMRANLLDVLRAEYVRTARAKGLPENTVIYHHALRNAINPLITLLGFEFASLLSGAALTETVLAYPGLGRLTLEGVLTKDMNLVMASLMLGAIMLITGNLLADVLLKFVDPRITLE, via the coding sequence ATGTCGGTGCCTATCTATATTCTCAAACGAATTCTGCAGGCGCTGCCGTTACTCTTCATCATTTCAGTAATGAGTTTTACGATGCTGAAATTGGCACCAATTGATCCGCTGGCTCATTTACGAGCGAACCCCGCGATTTCCCTGTCGGCTATCAAGGCAGAGGAACAGCGACTCGGCTTGGACAAGCCGCCGGTCGTTCAGTACGGAATCTGGATTACCAACCTGGTGCGCGGCGACCTGGGCATATCCACATCTGGTGCCAACGTTTTCGATCTGCTTATGCAGCGCGCTGGAAACACACTGAAATTAAGCGCTCTGAGTATTTTGTTCACCTGGCTGATTGCAATTCCAGCCGGAGTTATCGCTGCGGTCAACCGCGGAAAATTCTCGGACAAATTTTTCGGCGTATTAACATCAGTTGGAATGTCGATGCCGACATTTTTACTTGCACTGATGTTTTTGATGTTTGCGTTAGCTACACATCTCCTGCCGATCGGCGGTTTGACCAGCTCAAACTATTTCGAACTCGACCCACTGCATCAGGTGCTGGATGAATTAACACACCTGATTATTCCAGTCGCTGTTCTTACCTTTGTTTCGCTGGCTGGTATTCAGAGACAAATGCGGGCGAATCTGCTCGACGTTTTAAGAGCTGAATACGTCCGCACCGCGCGCGCAAAAGGATTACCAGAAAACACTGTCATCTACCATCATGCCCTGCGCAACGCCATCAATCCGCTGATCACTCTTCTGGGATTCGAATTCGCATCTCTACTGAGCGGTGCTGCACTGACTGAAACTGTGCTTGCGTATCCGGGGCTAGGACGGCTGACTCTGGAAGGCGTTCTTACTAAAGACATGAACCTGGTCATGGCTTCACTCATGCTGGGTGCGATCATGCTGATCACCGGCAACTTGCTGGCTGACGTTTTGCTGAAATTTGTCGACCCTCGCATCACGCTGGAATGA
- a CDS encoding ABC transporter permease, with protein sequence MESAVATIEPAVAREPLRKTPWDRLWADKLARFSLIILAILYFCAAFADPLTPYSMDFNDAEVANAPPSIIHWHNVKGEVVAPYVLQVERTFNHETYEQRYTEIAGEGYPIRLFIKGEPYKIFGIIPGDIHLFGVSEPGHLFLLGSDINGRDNFSRLFFGAQKSLTIGFLGLFIAFPIGIVYGGMSGFVGGAIDNFMMRVAEAIMSIPSFYLLIGLAAMLPPEMTSSQRFALITVILSFIGWAGLARVVRGMVLSIREEEFVQAARAAGMAEFLNVVKHVIPQTASFIIVAATLQVPSFILSESGLSFIGLGIQQPDASWGNMLKAALDNANELVDQPWLLAPGFLIFVTILCFNNVGDVLRDVLDPKMQGR encoded by the coding sequence ATGGAATCAGCCGTAGCAACAATCGAACCTGCAGTCGCCAGGGAGCCTTTACGGAAGACTCCCTGGGACCGACTCTGGGCAGACAAGCTGGCGCGCTTCTCTTTGATCATTCTGGCAATTCTCTATTTCTGTGCGGCATTTGCAGACCCACTAACTCCGTACAGCATGGATTTTAATGACGCCGAAGTGGCGAATGCGCCGCCAAGTATTATCCACTGGCACAACGTCAAAGGAGAAGTGGTCGCGCCTTACGTCTTGCAAGTGGAGCGCACCTTCAACCACGAGACCTACGAACAGCGCTACACCGAAATCGCAGGCGAAGGTTATCCGATACGACTTTTCATCAAAGGCGAGCCATACAAGATCTTTGGCATTATCCCCGGTGACATCCACCTCTTCGGTGTCTCGGAGCCGGGTCATTTATTCTTGCTTGGATCTGACATAAATGGCCGAGACAATTTTTCCAGATTATTCTTTGGCGCTCAAAAAAGCTTGACCATAGGATTCTTAGGACTATTCATCGCCTTCCCCATAGGCATTGTATATGGTGGCATGTCTGGTTTTGTCGGGGGTGCGATAGACAATTTCATGATGCGCGTCGCAGAAGCAATCATGTCCATTCCGAGCTTTTACTTGTTAATCGGACTGGCAGCAATGCTACCGCCTGAAATGACCAGCTCTCAACGTTTCGCACTGATCACTGTCATTCTCTCTTTCATAGGATGGGCTGGACTCGCCCGCGTAGTGCGAGGCATGGTGCTCTCAATTCGCGAAGAGGAGTTCGTGCAAGCAGCTCGCGCTGCGGGAATGGCTGAATTCCTCAACGTTGTAAAACACGTGATCCCTCAAACAGCAAGTTTTATAATCGTGGCGGCAACATTGCAAGTGCCGAGTTTTATTCTTTCAGAGAGCGGCTTGAGTTTCATCGGCTTGGGCATTCAACAACCTGATGCGAGCTGGGGCAATATGCTGAAGGCGGCGCTAGACAATGCGAACGAACTCGTCGATCAACCATGGTTACTCGCCCCTGGATTTCTTATCTTTGTTACGATTCTCTGTTTCAACAATGTCGGTGACGTCTTGCGCGACGTACTCGATCCTAAAATGCAAGGCAGGTAA
- a CDS encoding tetratricopeptide repeat protein, whose protein sequence is MTEMTIYDKYAREGEAAVSAGDFREAEACWYTAMKIAEYFGERDPRLTESMEKLADVYDKMDRHRESEKLKLSIGKMKSRVTGTNLPPQGPFNNHASNVSA, encoded by the coding sequence ATGACTGAGATGACGATATACGACAAGTACGCCAGAGAAGGCGAAGCGGCTGTCTCCGCGGGTGACTTTCGCGAGGCAGAAGCATGCTGGTACACCGCCATGAAGATCGCTGAATACTTCGGCGAGCGTGACCCCAGACTGACCGAAAGCATGGAAAAGCTGGCGGATGTGTACGACAAAATGGATCGACACCGTGAGTCCGAAAAGCTCAAATTAAGCATCGGCAAAATGAAGAGCCGAGTCACTGGAACAAACCTGCCACCTCAGGGTCCGTTTAACAATCACGCCAGTAACGTCAGCGCCTGA
- a CDS encoding phosphomannomutase/phosphoglucomutase encodes MKTATLHDVFKRYDVRGLYPSELNEELAYQVGVQFVKLLNARTVVLGRDMRVSGPRLFEALAQGIADGGAQVIDIGLVSTDALYFAVGKYHYDGGIMLTASHNPAEYNGMKFTRENAEALSLETGLAQIRDAIMNGGSGGPSGSGGSYTDAKSAQTRAGATRIERDILEDFAAHCLSFIDTKSIKPFKIAIDTGNGMGGKIIPPVFKHLPCEIVPLYFELDGSFPNHPANPLEPENIRDLQEAVKKHKCDLGVAFDGDADRMFILDEKGNLVTGDIVTALVAINTLKHHPHQTILYNVVCSQTVPEVITAHSGKPRRAPVGHSLIKKIMRDEDIIFGGEHSGHFYFRDNWYADSGMIALLQCLQVFSETDKKISEIIAPIDKRYRSGEVNRKVKDIPAAISKLETHHKNAELNHLDGVTITYPDWWMNVRSSNTEPLLRINIEANSEDVLNAKLEEVLALLA; translated from the coding sequence ATGAAAACAGCCACTCTTCACGATGTATTTAAAAGATATGATGTCCGCGGCTTATATCCGTCCGAGTTGAATGAAGAACTCGCTTATCAGGTCGGCGTGCAGTTCGTGAAGCTTCTAAACGCCAGGACAGTCGTACTGGGGCGCGATATGCGCGTCAGCGGACCGCGACTTTTCGAAGCGCTCGCACAGGGCATCGCTGATGGTGGCGCACAAGTCATCGACATTGGATTAGTATCCACCGATGCGCTTTATTTCGCTGTCGGAAAATACCACTATGACGGCGGGATCATGCTAACTGCATCGCACAACCCCGCTGAATACAACGGAATGAAATTTACCAGAGAGAACGCTGAAGCGCTGTCTCTTGAAACGGGATTGGCGCAGATTCGCGACGCCATCATGAACGGTGGCAGCGGTGGACCCAGTGGCAGCGGTGGTAGCTATACCGATGCGAAGTCCGCACAAACACGAGCAGGCGCGACCCGAATAGAGCGGGACATTCTCGAAGATTTCGCGGCGCATTGCCTCTCATTTATTGATACGAAATCAATCAAGCCCTTCAAAATCGCTATCGACACAGGTAACGGAATGGGCGGAAAAATTATTCCTCCAGTCTTCAAACACCTGCCTTGCGAGATTGTACCCCTGTATTTCGAACTCGACGGAAGCTTTCCAAATCACCCGGCCAACCCGCTCGAACCGGAAAATATTCGCGACTTGCAAGAAGCGGTCAAGAAGCACAAATGCGATCTCGGAGTAGCCTTCGACGGTGACGCCGATCGAATGTTCATACTCGACGAAAAAGGGAATCTTGTTACCGGCGACATCGTTACCGCGCTAGTCGCAATCAACACATTGAAGCACCATCCGCATCAGACGATCCTCTACAATGTCGTTTGCAGCCAGACAGTGCCCGAAGTGATCACCGCGCATAGTGGCAAACCGAGAAGAGCGCCCGTAGGACATTCTCTAATCAAGAAAATCATGCGCGACGAAGACATCATATTTGGTGGCGAACACAGTGGACACTTCTATTTCCGCGACAACTGGTATGCGGATTCCGGCATGATCGCGCTGTTGCAATGCCTGCAAGTATTCAGTGAAACAGACAAAAAAATCAGTGAAATCATTGCTCCAATCGACAAACGATATCGCTCGGGTGAAGTAAATCGAAAAGTAAAAGACATTCCAGCGGCAATTTCCAAATTGGAAACTCATCACAAGAATGCGGAGCTAAACCACCTGGATGGCGTCACCATCACATATCCGGACTGGTGGATGAACGTGCGCAGCTCCAACACAGAGCCTCTGCTCCGCATCAACATCGAAGCAAACAGCGAAGATGTGCTGAATGCCAAATTAGAAGAGGTTCTAGCGCTGCTGGCATAG
- a CDS encoding UDP-glucose/GDP-mannose dehydrogenase family protein gives MDISVIGAGYVGLVTSAMLARLGNQVIAVDSNREKLESLKQGKAPFFEPGLDELLTDAINSGFLKFSDSIEQAVAKSEVIFIAVGTPPLSNGESDLSQVMAVARAIGRSLDSSRRRIIVNKSTVPVGSGNWVEMLVSQGVQSVQPVAAGTSRADASRSNAPAFTVVSNPEFLREGSAITDSFYPDRIVVGASDDQAASLMKQLYKPILSQTFEAPAYAPRPANFTTVPFVITDVPSAELIKYSANAFLALKISFANEIAGLCEKVGADVRQIVRGIGLDKRIGSNFLSAGVGWGGSCFGKDIGALQQVAREYSYPTPLLEATCEVNARQRLVVIKKLQEDLKILKGRTVGLMGLSFKPNTDDLRDAPSLTIARQLLKMGASVKVYDPVSNEICRTMNPDLDLVYCDTLVHLATDSDALVLVTEWEEFIRTDWKALAKVMRYPLIIDGRNTLLEADVTGADLIYRGIGH, from the coding sequence GTGGACATTTCTGTAATCGGAGCCGGATACGTCGGACTGGTAACCAGCGCCATGCTTGCGCGTCTTGGCAACCAGGTCATAGCGGTTGATTCAAATCGAGAAAAATTGGAAAGCCTTAAACAAGGCAAAGCGCCATTCTTCGAACCGGGATTAGACGAGTTGCTGACTGATGCAATTAATTCAGGCTTTCTCAAGTTTTCAGACAGCATCGAACAAGCCGTCGCCAAATCAGAAGTGATCTTTATCGCAGTTGGTACACCACCGCTCTCGAACGGTGAGTCAGACCTGTCTCAGGTTATGGCTGTAGCTCGCGCTATTGGTCGTTCGCTTGACTCGTCGAGACGACGCATTATCGTTAACAAATCTACCGTTCCAGTCGGCTCGGGCAACTGGGTTGAAATGCTGGTGAGCCAGGGCGTTCAGAGTGTGCAACCAGTTGCGGCTGGCACTTCTCGCGCTGACGCCAGTCGTTCCAACGCTCCCGCTTTCACTGTGGTCAGCAATCCTGAATTTCTCAGAGAAGGAAGCGCGATAACTGACTCCTTCTATCCTGACAGAATCGTCGTCGGCGCTTCAGACGATCAGGCTGCAAGCCTGATGAAACAACTCTATAAGCCAATCTTGAGTCAGACATTCGAAGCTCCTGCTTACGCTCCACGTCCGGCAAATTTCACGACCGTGCCGTTTGTTATCACTGACGTGCCGAGCGCTGAATTGATCAAGTATTCCGCCAACGCGTTTCTTGCATTGAAGATCAGTTTTGCCAACGAAATCGCTGGACTTTGCGAGAAAGTCGGAGCCGATGTTCGTCAAATCGTACGCGGCATCGGGCTGGACAAGCGCATCGGCTCGAACTTCCTCAGCGCCGGCGTTGGCTGGGGCGGTAGCTGCTTCGGCAAAGATATTGGCGCGCTCCAACAAGTTGCTCGCGAATATAGCTATCCCACACCACTGCTGGAAGCGACCTGCGAAGTCAACGCTCGCCAGCGTCTTGTAGTGATCAAAAAGCTGCAAGAAGACTTGAAGATTTTGAAAGGGCGCACAGTAGGTTTGATGGGACTTTCCTTCAAACCAAACACTGATGACCTCAGAGACGCTCCGAGTTTAACGATTGCCAGACAACTCTTGAAGATGGGCGCATCAGTAAAGGTGTACGACCCTGTTTCCAATGAAATTTGCCGCACTATGAATCCAGATCTCGATCTGGTCTACTGCGACACGCTGGTGCATCTCGCCACCGATTCCGATGCACTCGTACTGGTCACGGAATGGGAAGAATTCATTCGCACAGATTGGAAAGCACTGGCGAAAGTCATGCGCTATCCACTCATTATCGATGGTCGCAATACCCTGCTTGAAGCTGATGTGACCGGTGCCGATTTGATTTACAGGGGGATTGGACACTAA
- a CDS encoding SDR family oxidoreductase, whose amino-acid sequence MRVLITGGAGFIGSHLVDRMIADGHSVVVMDNLITGNLQNIARHTSNTKFEFIHHNVSNHIHVAGNLDWVIHFASPASPIDYLNLPIETLKVNSLGTHNTLGLALSKGAKYFLASTSECYGDPEVHPQPESYWGHVNPIGPRGVYDEAKRFAEAITMAYHHKHNLDSRIIRIFNCYGPRLRFNDGRVVSNFIHQALTNKPLTIYGEGSQTRSFQYVSDLVEGIVRLMGVKFHEPVNLGNPQERTVAELATLIKELTGSKSEIVYEPLPTDDPKRRLPDITRAKKLLDWTPEKDLVEGLNTTIAWYREHLPQFAAAQK is encoded by the coding sequence ATGAGAGTACTCATCACAGGCGGTGCCGGCTTCATCGGATCACATCTCGTAGATCGCATGATCGCAGATGGGCACAGCGTTGTCGTCATGGACAACCTGATTACAGGCAATTTGCAGAACATTGCCCGCCATACCTCCAACACAAAATTCGAGTTCATTCATCACAACGTCAGCAATCACATTCACGTTGCCGGAAATCTCGACTGGGTAATCCACTTCGCATCGCCAGCAAGCCCGATCGATTACTTGAATTTGCCAATCGAGACACTGAAGGTGAACTCACTCGGCACCCATAACACGCTGGGATTGGCTCTCAGCAAAGGCGCCAAATATTTCCTGGCGAGCACCTCTGAATGTTATGGAGACCCTGAGGTTCATCCACAACCCGAATCATATTGGGGTCACGTCAACCCGATCGGACCTCGCGGTGTGTACGACGAAGCCAAACGTTTCGCGGAAGCTATAACCATGGCTTATCACCACAAACATAATCTGGATTCGAGAATCATCCGTATCTTCAATTGCTATGGACCGCGCCTGAGATTCAATGACGGCCGTGTCGTATCCAATTTCATTCACCAGGCCCTGACAAACAAGCCGCTCACCATATACGGTGAAGGTTCACAAACTCGCAGCTTCCAGTACGTTTCAGATCTGGTCGAAGGAATTGTGCGCTTGATGGGTGTCAAATTCCACGAACCAGTCAATCTCGGCAATCCGCAGGAGCGGACGGTTGCAGAACTGGCCACATTGATCAAGGAGCTCACCGGTTCCAAGAGCGAAATCGTTTATGAACCGCTACCGACAGATGATCCAAAGCGTCGCTTGCCGGACATTACCCGTGCCAAGAAACTGCTCGACTGGACACCGGAGAAAGACCTGGTGGAAGGGCTGAATACGACGATTGCCTGGTATCGCGAGCATCTGCCGCAGTTTGCTGCTGCGCAGAAGTAG
- a CDS encoding glycosyltransferase, translated as MRVLLISPLKELDPPGGDVTYTELLLEDPPEGVVYDTYDDALRKGTLIEHGRWSSAVRGPNAFSELFLWCFLRFVDWCRQRRLLFWEPFRFFSVSPGAYDIVHLHMFGVRFVSLDCPLVVSNSVSHHFLYRDARNFSEIKLKLTEGMEILLCVLTGLVHPSYRLKGADDAIAFTKFMSDWYIEKGLVPSSKVDIIPPYLPLSVAARGHTNPLKIGFVARDFEIKGGPAVLEAFELVRKVYPDCVLHIVGSKPQLSSAVAAERNIIWEEAVDRDTLLNEILPSITVFAYPTNFDGLPLILLHVMALGIPSVCSNYPPITEIVEHGVDGLICSTRERKELAENIVTLLNPAVNELYSANVLKHFNEQFSAPVVKPKLSMVYSRAISKVS; from the coding sequence GTGCGGGTTCTTTTGATCAGTCCATTAAAAGAATTGGACCCGCCCGGTGGCGATGTTACTTATACTGAGCTGCTTTTGGAAGATCCACCTGAAGGTGTTGTTTACGACACGTACGACGACGCCTTGAGGAAAGGTACATTGATCGAGCATGGGCGTTGGTCTTCGGCCGTGAGAGGACCTAATGCTTTTTCAGAACTCTTTTTGTGGTGCTTCTTGCGATTCGTGGATTGGTGTCGTCAGAGGCGGCTTCTCTTCTGGGAGCCATTTCGCTTCTTTTCAGTTAGTCCCGGCGCATATGACATCGTTCATTTGCATATGTTTGGTGTTCGTTTCGTCTCTCTGGACTGTCCGCTCGTCGTGAGCAATTCCGTTTCGCATCATTTTCTGTACCGTGACGCGAGAAATTTTTCAGAGATCAAGTTGAAACTAACCGAAGGAATGGAGATATTGCTTTGTGTTTTAACGGGACTGGTGCATCCATCATATCGATTGAAGGGCGCTGACGATGCTATCGCGTTCACTAAGTTCATGAGTGATTGGTACATCGAAAAGGGTCTCGTTCCAAGCTCTAAAGTTGATATTATCCCTCCGTATTTGCCTTTATCAGTGGCTGCTCGCGGCCACACAAATCCCCTGAAGATCGGCTTCGTTGCCAGAGATTTTGAGATCAAAGGCGGTCCGGCTGTTTTGGAAGCTTTCGAACTAGTGCGAAAAGTCTATCCTGATTGTGTGCTGCATATAGTCGGTTCGAAGCCGCAGCTATCGTCAGCTGTAGCGGCTGAGCGAAACATCATCTGGGAAGAGGCTGTCGACCGCGACACTCTGTTGAATGAGATTCTGCCGTCGATTACTGTGTTTGCTTATCCGACAAATTTCGACGGATTGCCGCTGATTTTGCTGCATGTTATGGCGCTTGGTATTCCATCAGTATGCAGCAACTATCCGCCCATAACAGAAATAGTTGAGCACGGTGTGGATGGATTGATATGTTCAACTCGCGAGAGAAAAGAACTTGCGGAAAACATAGTGACCTTGCTGAATCCAGCCGTTAACGAGCTTTATTCAGCCAATGTTTTGAAGCATTTTAATGAGCAATTTTCCGCACCAGTTGTAAAACCTAAACTGTCTATGGTGTATTCTCGCGCCATAAGCAAGGTGTCGTAG